The following are encoded together in the Romeriopsis navalis LEGE 11480 genome:
- a CDS encoding DUF1822 family protein — MSNQTSTLNIDEQGIPILIPNWVRQTARKFAGEQPTEDKANQIYRNTLAVCAVNNYLKILGMSTDLTSSSCWNPVERFAADVADLMIPDRGVLECRAITPGQTTCAVSLEAQVDRVGYVVVQIEPDEMEATLVGFARTVQDDVLQVSQLQPLDDLPECLESAPPLIYNLSQWFENVYEAGVQTVESLLGCESAPAFALRAIDENTQQRCLLFQLGDAGPSVVLVIGIQETSSEARDILLEVCPPAGQTYLPEQLRFVLQNEADEPVMEVTSQLENRNLQFEFSGQVADRFTVELSLDDLSMSQEFLI, encoded by the coding sequence ATGAGTAACCAAACTTCTACTTTGAATATCGATGAACAGGGAATCCCTATCTTGATCCCGAACTGGGTGAGGCAGACAGCCCGTAAGTTTGCTGGTGAGCAACCGACGGAAGATAAGGCGAACCAGATTTATCGCAATACATTGGCCGTGTGTGCGGTGAATAATTATTTGAAGATATTGGGAATGAGCACTGATCTGACGAGCAGCAGTTGCTGGAATCCGGTGGAACGGTTTGCAGCGGATGTGGCAGATCTGATGATTCCTGATAGAGGCGTATTGGAATGTCGGGCGATCACACCTGGTCAAACGACGTGTGCAGTATCACTGGAGGCCCAGGTAGATCGTGTGGGCTACGTAGTGGTGCAAATTGAACCGGATGAGATGGAGGCGACATTGGTGGGTTTTGCGCGGACTGTGCAGGATGATGTTTTACAGGTTAGTCAACTGCAACCGTTAGATGATTTACCCGAGTGTTTGGAGTCGGCTCCGCCATTGATTTATAACTTGAGCCAGTGGTTTGAGAATGTGTATGAAGCGGGTGTGCAAACGGTGGAAAGTTTATTGGGTTGTGAGTCGGCTCCGGCGTTTGCGTTGCGGGCGATTGATGAAAACACGCAACAGCGGTGTCTACTGTTTCAACTGGGCGATGCTGGACCATCGGTGGTTCTGGTGATTGGAATTCAGGAAACATCATCTGAGGCGCGGGATATTTTGCTGGAGGTGTGTCCACCGGCAGGGCAGACCTATTTACCAGAGCAGTTGCGGTTTGTATTGCAGAATGAGGCGGATGAACCGGTGATGGAAGTGACCTCACAGTTGGAGAATCGGAATTTGCAGTTTGAGTTTAGTGGGCAGGTGGCCGATCGTTTTACGGTGGAGCTGAGTTTGGACGATCTGTCGATGAGCCAGGAATTTCTGATTTAG